Proteins encoded together in one Papaver somniferum cultivar HN1 unplaced genomic scaffold, ASM357369v1 unplaced-scaffold_21, whole genome shotgun sequence window:
- the LOC113340166 gene encoding uncharacterized protein LOC113340166 isoform X1, which translates to MKSCLPNEQVKNTETTHSSNSLSMELHDQHNGENKDTHVQEKGKESKDYKITEENDDLQKVVENGHDTDTEMSVQEIRGDELIHKGGESKGNGLVLVDPLVEEMINSKSSKEPFEFHSQLELGDFLLGNTTVVPTVTTDDAAAQNVPSSGTSNGRDFNYYLPLYQAALKGDWGIAEEFLKTHPDALNAVITSNRRTALHVAASAGHLRFTLKLVARMDVEALALQDSYNGDTALHFAAVAGITEAAKAMITKNNSLTQIQNKNGWTALLLCAAYVAKEQKDMIQYLCTETRNEEPSMPFSGYFGAQLLCNITAAGLHDVALYLVQKYPNLATARDQSGCTALSVLAQKASSFPSGSKLGFWESSIYSMIPLQVDDNRVNCSNGINMYRNYHVGSGDLSNRGAWIKFLSWTNLIKVPGIKQIYLKKLAHIQAIELLKCICAKISLLSNNDILQFFLNSNILSTGAKFGIVELVIECIQTFPDQIWFIFDGRSIFHIAVEHRKEKIFNLMYGMSAQKKILASWRVESNNNILHLAAKLAPSSQLHTVSGAALQMQRDLQWFKEVEKLVQPTYKELENQDRRTPRDVFTSEHRDLMEKGEKWMKDTAQSCMVVATLIATVVFAGAFTVPGGNISDADNANNGSPIFLHNNAFMWFVVSDALGLFSSTTSVLMFLSILTSRYAEEDFLRSLPKRMIIGLGTLFISIAAMMIAFAAALSIVLQRKLQWASIPIALVACLPVTLFALLQFPLLVEIYLSTYGVGIFRADSKYKLD; encoded by the exons ATGAAGAGTTGTTTACCAAATGAACAAGTGAAGAATACTGAAACAACCCATTCCTCAAATTCCTTGAGTATGGAACTTCATGATCAACATAATGGTGAAAACAAAGATACCCATGTACAAGAAAAGGGTAAGGAATCAAAAGATTATAAAATTACCGAAGAAAATGATGATCTACAGAAGGTTGTTGAAAATGGTCATGATACTGATACTGAAATGTCTGTTCAAGAAATTCGTGGAGATGAGTTGATACATAAAGGTGGTGAAAGTAAAGGAAATGGATTAGTATTAGTAGATCCATTGGTGGAGGAGATGATCAATAGTAAAAGTTCAAAAGAACCATTTGAGTTTCATTCTCAACTTGAACTTGGTGACTTCCTCCTTGGAAATACTACTGTTGTTCCCACAGTCACTACTGATGATGCTGCTGCTCAAAATGTCCCCTCATCTG GGACTAGCAATGGCAGGGATTTCAATTACTATCTACCATTGTACCAAGCTGCACTTAAAGGTGATTGGGGAATTGCTGAAGAGTTTCTGAAAACTCATCCAGACGCACTAAACGCAGTAATTACAAGTAACCGGAGGACAGCATTGCACGTTGCAGCTAGCGCAGGGCACTTGCGCTTCACGTTAAAATTAGTAGCACGAATGGACGTAGAGGCACTTGCATTGCAAGATTCTTATAATGGTGATACGGCCCTTCATTTCGCTGCTGTAGCAGGAATTACTGAAGCGGCAAAGGCAATGATAACTAAGAATAACAGCTTAACCCAGATACAGAATAAAAATGGGTGGACAGCGCTCCTCCTATGTGCTGCTTATGTTGCTAAGGAACAAAAAGACATGATACAATATTTGTGCACTGAAACTAGAAATGAAGAACCAAGTATGCCATTTTCTGGTTATTTCGGTGCTCAGCTTTTGTGCAACATAACAGCTGCTGGTTTACATG ATGTAGCATTGTACCTAGTGCAAAAATATCCAAATTTAGCTACTGCACGAGATCAAAGTGGTTGCACTGCGCTAAGTGTTTTGGCACAAAAAGCTTCTTCGTTTCCGAGTGGAAGCAAGTTGGGATTTTGGGAAAGTTCCATATATTCAA TGATTCCGTTACAAGTTGACGACAATCGTGTTAATTGCTCCAATGGAATAAACATGTACCGGAATTATCATGTGGGATCTGGAGACCTCTCCAACAGAGGAGCTTGGATCAAATTCCTCTCGTGGACTAACTTGATTAAAG TCCCTGGAATCAAACAAATCTACCTCAAAAAATTGGCACATATACAAGCCATCGAACTATTAAAATGCATTTGTGCCAAAATCTCGCTCCTGAGTAACAATGATATACTACAGTTCTTCTTGAACTCAAATATCTTGAGTACCGGTGCCAAGTTCGGAATAGTTGAACTTGTAATAGAATGCATCCAAACAtttccagaccaaatttggttcatttttgatggaagaagCATATTCCACATAGCAGTTGAACATCGAAAAGAAAAGATATTTAATCTCATGTATGGGATGAGTGCACAAAAGAAGATTTTGGCTTCTTGGAGAGTTGAATCTAACAATAACATCTTACACCTTGCTGCAAAGTTAGCTCCTTCTTCGCAACTACATACCGTCTCCGGTGCTGCCTTACAAATGCAGCGAGACCTTCAATGGTTTAAG GAAGTGGAGAAGCTTGTACAACCTACATACAAGGAGTTGGAAAATCAAGATAGGCGTACTCCTAGAGATGTTTTTACGAGTGAGCACAGGGACTTAATGGAAAAGGGTGAAAAGTGGATGAAGGATACGGCTCAATCGTGCATGGTGGTTGCTACTCTTATTGCGACAGTGGTGTTTGCCGGAGCTTTTACGGTTCCTGGTGGTAATATAAGTGATGCAGATAATGCAAATAATGGCAGCCCAATCTTCTTACATAATAATGCATTCATGTGGTTTGTCGTATCAGATGCATTGGGCCTCTTTTCATCCACAACATCAGTTCTTATGTTCTTATCAATCTTGACATCACGTTATGCAGAAGAAGACTTCTTAAGGTCATTGCCGAAGAGAATGATAATAGGTCTTGGAACTCTCTTCATTTCTATAGCTGCTATGATGATAGCTTTTGCCGCAGCACTTTCTATCGTACTTCAGCGTAAATTGCAATGGGCTTCAATACCAATAGCTCTAGTTGCTTGTCTTCCGGTCACTCTTTTCGCattattgcagtttcctcttcttgtcgAAATATACTTGTCTACTTATGGAGTCGGCATCTTCCGTGCTGATAGTAAGTATAAGCTCGATTAA
- the LOC113339663 gene encoding RNA exonuclease 4-like, which yields MDKNKKVCGPLPKVECARVFSARGCNLCLTILNGSNAVDSHRKTCQFSRTNLGSPNDILSQVSNLGINSDGKTRGPQAFALACKMVGGGSDGSLNLCARVCLIDEDQRIILQAYVKPLIPVTNYRDSNAMQLRDVQKIIQDFLCNGEPIWKIGSSKGTGKARILVGHDLECLGMEYPSNLIRDTAKYPPLMKTSKLSNSLKYLAKDYLGYDIQTGIQDPFEDSVATMRLYKRMRNLNHKVEDVSTTTDAQNRNSNNFASWRQNDLERMTLDQLLAISTSDYHCWCLDSK from the exons ATGGATAAGAACAAAAAGGTTTGTG GACCCTTGCCAAAGGTAGAATGTGCTAGGGTATTCAGTGCCCGTGGATGCAACCTTTGTTTAACTATTCTTAATGGATCTAATGCGGTTGACAGTCATCGAAAAACATGTCAGTTCTCCCGGACAAACCTG GGTTCTCCCAACGACATCCTCTCCCAAGTGTCCAACCTGGGTATAAACAGTGATGGAAAAACAAGAGGACCTCAAGCATTTGCATTAGCTTGCAAAATGGTTGGGGGAGGAAGTGATGGATCACTAAATCTTTGTGCAAGAGTGTGCCTTATCGATGAGGATCAAAGGATCATACTTCAGGCTTATGTTAAGCCACTCATTCCGGTCACTAACTATCG GGATTCAAACGCAATGCAACTGAGGGACGTGCAAAAGATCATCCAAGATTTCTTGTGCAATGGTGAGCCTATATGGAAGATAGGTTCATCAAAAGGCACTGGAAAAGCAAGGATACTTGTAGGTCATGACCTGGAGTGTTTAGGAATGGAATATCCCTCAAACCTCATAAG GGATACGGCAAAATACCCACCACTAATGAAAACTAGCAAGCTGAGCAACTCACTTAAATACCTAGCAAAAGATTATCTTGG GTATGATATTCAAACTGGAATACAAGACCCTTTTGAGGATTCCGTAGCAACGATGAGGCTCTATAAGAGAATGCGTAATCTTAATCACAAAGTCGAGGACGTTTCAACTACAACAGATGCACAAAACCGTAACAGTAACAATTTTGCAAGTTGGAGACAGAATGATCTCGAGAGAATGACCCTGGATCAGCTCTTGGCCATTTCAACGTCTGATTACCATTGCTGGTGTTTGGATTCCAAGTAA
- the LOC113339418 gene encoding RNA exonuclease 4-like: MTITRNKCAACYRQFKKKEHLVDHMKISFHSAHEPICGVCGKHCRSFESLREHLIGPLPKVECARVFSARGCNLCLTILNGPNAVRSHRQTCQFSRKNLGSPDDILSRMSNMGINSDGRTRAPQAFALGCKMVGGGSDGSLNLCARVCLIDEDKRVVLQAYVKPLIPVTNYRYETTGVRPEYLRDSNAMQLRDVQKIIQDFLCNGEPLWKIRSSKGTGKARILVGHGLGHDLECLGMEYPSNLIRDTAKYPPLMKTSKLSNTLKYLTQAYLGYDIQTGIQDPFEDCVATMRLYKRMRSLNHKVEDVSAGADARNNNFASWRQSELDRMTPDQLLAISRSDYYCWCLDSK; encoded by the exons ATGACAATAACCAGGAACAAGTGTGCAGCATGCTACAGACAATTCAAAAAGAAAGAACACCTTGTTGATCACATGAAGATCTCATTTCACTCTGCTCATGAACCCATATGTGGTGTTTGTGGTAAACACTGCCGTTCTTTTGAGTCCCTCAGGGAGCATCTTATCG GACCCTTGCCAAAGGTAGAATGTGCTAGGGTATTCAGTGCCCGAGGATGCAACCTTTGTTTAACTATTCTTAATGGACCTAATGCTGTTCGCAGTCATCGCCAAACATGCCAGTTCTCCAGGAAAAACCTT GGTTCACCCGACGATATCCTCTCCCGAATGTCCAATATGGGTATAAACAGTGATGGAAGAACGAGAGCACCTCAAGCATTTGCACTAGGTTGCAAAATGGTTGGCGGAGGAAGTGATGGATCACTCAATCTTTGTGCAAGAGTGTGCCTTATCGATGAGGATAAAAGAGTCGTACTTCAGGCTTATGTTAAGCCACTCATTCCGGTCACTAACTATCG GTATGAAACTACTGGTGTACGGCCTGAATACTTAAGGGATTCAAACGCAATGCAACTGAGGGACGTGCAAAAAATCATTCAAGATTTCTTGTGTAACGGTGAGCCTTTATGGAAGATACGTTCATCAAAAGGTACCGGAAAAGCAAGGATACTTGTAGGTCATGGTCTGGGTCATGACCTTGAGTGTTTAGGAATGGAATATCCCTCAAACCTGATCAG GGATACAGCAAAATACCCACCACTAATGAAAACCAGTAAGCTTAGCAACACACTTAAGTACCTAACACAAGCGTATCTTGG GTATGATATTCAAACTGGGATACAAGACCCTTTTGAGGATTGCGTAGCAACAATGAGACTCTACAAGAGAATGCGTAGTCTAAATCACAAAGTAGAGGACGTTTCAGCTGGTGCAGATGCACGCaacaataattttgcaagttggagGCAGAGTGAACTCGATAGAATGACACCGGATCAGCTCTTGGCCATTTCAAGGTCTGATTACTACTGTTGGTGTTTGGATTCCAAGTAA
- the LOC113340166 gene encoding protein ACCELERATED CELL DEATH 6-like isoform X2: MKSCLPNEQVKNTETTHSSNSLSMELHDQHNGENKDTHVQEKGKESKDYKITEENDDLQKVVENGHDTDTEMSVQEIRGDELIHKGGESKGNGLVLVDPLVEEMINSKSSKEPFEFHSQLELGDFLLGNTTVVPTVTTDDAAAQNVPSSGTSNGRDFNYYLPLYQAALKGDWGIAEEFLKTHPDALNAVITSNRRTALHVAASAGHLRFTLKLVARMDVEALALQDSYNGDTALHFAAVAGITEAAKAMITKNNSLTQIQNKNGWTALLLCAAYVAKEQKDMIQYLCTETRNEEPSMPFSGYFGAQLLCNITAAGLHVIPLQVDDNRVNCSNGINMYRNYHVGSGDLSNRGAWIKFLSWTNLIKVPGIKQIYLKKLAHIQAIELLKCICAKISLLSNNDILQFFLNSNILSTGAKFGIVELVIECIQTFPDQIWFIFDGRSIFHIAVEHRKEKIFNLMYGMSAQKKILASWRVESNNNILHLAAKLAPSSQLHTVSGAALQMQRDLQWFKEVEKLVQPTYKELENQDRRTPRDVFTSEHRDLMEKGEKWMKDTAQSCMVVATLIATVVFAGAFTVPGGNISDADNANNGSPIFLHNNAFMWFVVSDALGLFSSTTSVLMFLSILTSRYAEEDFLRSLPKRMIIGLGTLFISIAAMMIAFAAALSIVLQRKLQWASIPIALVACLPVTLFALLQFPLLVEIYLSTYGVGIFRADSKYKLD; the protein is encoded by the exons ATGAAGAGTTGTTTACCAAATGAACAAGTGAAGAATACTGAAACAACCCATTCCTCAAATTCCTTGAGTATGGAACTTCATGATCAACATAATGGTGAAAACAAAGATACCCATGTACAAGAAAAGGGTAAGGAATCAAAAGATTATAAAATTACCGAAGAAAATGATGATCTACAGAAGGTTGTTGAAAATGGTCATGATACTGATACTGAAATGTCTGTTCAAGAAATTCGTGGAGATGAGTTGATACATAAAGGTGGTGAAAGTAAAGGAAATGGATTAGTATTAGTAGATCCATTGGTGGAGGAGATGATCAATAGTAAAAGTTCAAAAGAACCATTTGAGTTTCATTCTCAACTTGAACTTGGTGACTTCCTCCTTGGAAATACTACTGTTGTTCCCACAGTCACTACTGATGATGCTGCTGCTCAAAATGTCCCCTCATCTG GGACTAGCAATGGCAGGGATTTCAATTACTATCTACCATTGTACCAAGCTGCACTTAAAGGTGATTGGGGAATTGCTGAAGAGTTTCTGAAAACTCATCCAGACGCACTAAACGCAGTAATTACAAGTAACCGGAGGACAGCATTGCACGTTGCAGCTAGCGCAGGGCACTTGCGCTTCACGTTAAAATTAGTAGCACGAATGGACGTAGAGGCACTTGCATTGCAAGATTCTTATAATGGTGATACGGCCCTTCATTTCGCTGCTGTAGCAGGAATTACTGAAGCGGCAAAGGCAATGATAACTAAGAATAACAGCTTAACCCAGATACAGAATAAAAATGGGTGGACAGCGCTCCTCCTATGTGCTGCTTATGTTGCTAAGGAACAAAAAGACATGATACAATATTTGTGCACTGAAACTAGAAATGAAGAACCAAGTATGCCATTTTCTGGTTATTTCGGTGCTCAGCTTTTGTGCAACATAACAGCTGCTGGTTTACATG TGATTCCGTTACAAGTTGACGACAATCGTGTTAATTGCTCCAATGGAATAAACATGTACCGGAATTATCATGTGGGATCTGGAGACCTCTCCAACAGAGGAGCTTGGATCAAATTCCTCTCGTGGACTAACTTGATTAAAG TCCCTGGAATCAAACAAATCTACCTCAAAAAATTGGCACATATACAAGCCATCGAACTATTAAAATGCATTTGTGCCAAAATCTCGCTCCTGAGTAACAATGATATACTACAGTTCTTCTTGAACTCAAATATCTTGAGTACCGGTGCCAAGTTCGGAATAGTTGAACTTGTAATAGAATGCATCCAAACAtttccagaccaaatttggttcatttttgatggaagaagCATATTCCACATAGCAGTTGAACATCGAAAAGAAAAGATATTTAATCTCATGTATGGGATGAGTGCACAAAAGAAGATTTTGGCTTCTTGGAGAGTTGAATCTAACAATAACATCTTACACCTTGCTGCAAAGTTAGCTCCTTCTTCGCAACTACATACCGTCTCCGGTGCTGCCTTACAAATGCAGCGAGACCTTCAATGGTTTAAG GAAGTGGAGAAGCTTGTACAACCTACATACAAGGAGTTGGAAAATCAAGATAGGCGTACTCCTAGAGATGTTTTTACGAGTGAGCACAGGGACTTAATGGAAAAGGGTGAAAAGTGGATGAAGGATACGGCTCAATCGTGCATGGTGGTTGCTACTCTTATTGCGACAGTGGTGTTTGCCGGAGCTTTTACGGTTCCTGGTGGTAATATAAGTGATGCAGATAATGCAAATAATGGCAGCCCAATCTTCTTACATAATAATGCATTCATGTGGTTTGTCGTATCAGATGCATTGGGCCTCTTTTCATCCACAACATCAGTTCTTATGTTCTTATCAATCTTGACATCACGTTATGCAGAAGAAGACTTCTTAAGGTCATTGCCGAAGAGAATGATAATAGGTCTTGGAACTCTCTTCATTTCTATAGCTGCTATGATGATAGCTTTTGCCGCAGCACTTTCTATCGTACTTCAGCGTAAATTGCAATGGGCTTCAATACCAATAGCTCTAGTTGCTTGTCTTCCGGTCACTCTTTTCGCattattgcagtttcctcttcttgtcgAAATATACTTGTCTACTTATGGAGTCGGCATCTTCCGTGCTGATAGTAAGTATAAGCTCGATTAA